The following proteins are encoded in a genomic region of Streptomyces lunaelactis:
- a CDS encoding RNA polymerase sigma factor SigF produces the protein MSVQQGSSKVLTLTKSAPASVVPDSSEAIDTRTLSRSLFLRLRALDDGGTGDTPERTYVRDTLIELNLPLVRYAAARFRSRNEPMEDIVQVGTIGLIKAIDRFDCERGVEFPTFAMPTVVGEIKRFFRDTSWSVRVPRRLQELRLALTKASDELAQKLDRSPTVPELAVVLGVSEEDVVDGLAVGNAYTASSLDSPSPEDDGGEGSLADRLGYEDTALEGVEYRESLKPLLAKLPPRERQIIMLRFFANMTQSQIGEEVGISQMHVSRLLTRTLAQLREGLIAD, from the coding sequence ATGTCCGTACAACAGGGCAGCTCGAAGGTGCTCACGCTCACGAAGAGCGCACCCGCATCCGTCGTGCCTGACAGCTCGGAAGCCATCGACACGCGCACTCTGTCCCGCTCCCTGTTCCTGCGGCTCCGCGCGCTGGACGACGGGGGTACGGGCGACACCCCGGAGCGCACTTATGTGCGCGACACTCTCATCGAGCTCAATCTCCCCCTGGTGCGGTACGCCGCGGCCCGGTTCCGCTCCCGCAACGAACCGATGGAGGACATCGTCCAGGTCGGCACGATCGGCCTGATCAAGGCGATCGACCGGTTCGACTGCGAACGGGGCGTGGAATTCCCGACGTTCGCGATGCCGACGGTCGTCGGCGAGATCAAGCGCTTCTTCCGCGACACCTCGTGGTCGGTGCGGGTGCCGCGCCGGCTCCAGGAGCTGCGGCTCGCGCTCACCAAGGCCAGCGACGAGCTGGCGCAGAAGCTGGACCGCTCCCCGACCGTGCCCGAACTCGCCGTGGTGCTGGGGGTGTCGGAGGAGGACGTGGTCGACGGCCTCGCCGTCGGCAATGCATACACCGCCTCCTCGCTGGACTCGCCCTCGCCCGAGGACGACGGCGGCGAGGGCTCGCTCGCCGATCGCCTGGGGTACGAGGACACAGCCCTGGAGGGCGTGGAGTACCGCGAGTCGCTCAAGCCCCTGCTGGCCAAACTCCCGCCCCGCGAGCGCCAGATCATCATGCTCCGCTTCTTCGCGAACATGACGCAGTCGCAGATCGGCGAGGAGGTCGGCATCTCGCAGATGCATGTCTCGCGGCTGCTGACCCGTACGCTCGCGCAACTGCGAGAGGGTCTGATCGCCGACTGA
- a CDS encoding MarR family winged helix-turn-helix transcriptional regulator has product MAAQSQYAELARRLSAIGAVKRGLARMLPAECPSGTAAVLTLLDRHGEMRMSRLAELLAVDMSVTSRHVAHAAERGWIERLPDPGDKRSRILRLTPTGLDMIDDLARRTTDMFAQNLKDWSDEDVGQLIVMLARLRDSFGDCRAHHPTRTPA; this is encoded by the coding sequence ATGGCCGCACAGAGCCAGTACGCGGAGCTGGCCCGCCGGCTCAGCGCCATCGGGGCCGTGAAACGCGGCCTCGCGCGGATGCTGCCCGCCGAGTGCCCGTCCGGTACAGCCGCCGTACTGACCCTGCTGGACCGGCACGGAGAGATGCGGATGAGCCGGCTCGCCGAGCTTCTCGCCGTCGACATGTCGGTGACCAGCCGGCATGTCGCCCACGCTGCGGAGCGCGGCTGGATCGAACGGCTCCCCGACCCGGGGGACAAGCGCTCCCGCATCCTGCGGCTGACCCCCACGGGCCTGGACATGATCGACGACCTGGCCAGGCGAACCACCGACATGTTCGCCCAGAACCTCAAGGACTGGTCCGACGAAGACGTCGGACAGCTGATCGTGATGCTGGCCCGCCTCCGCGACAGCTTCGGGGACTGCCGGGCCCACCACCCCACCCGTACACCCGCGTAG